Proteins from a genomic interval of Anolis sagrei isolate rAnoSag1 chromosome 1, rAnoSag1.mat, whole genome shotgun sequence:
- the LOC137097897 gene encoding zinc finger protein 850-like, with the protein MEEKVFKCLECGKSFSQKVHLQQHERSHTRGKPYACLECGQSFPRASNLHIHQRTHTGEKPYKCLECGKSFSQSSSLRSHERTHTGEKPYKCLECGQSFTNNSSLCVHQWIHTGEKPYKCLECGKSFTQSSRLHLHERTHTGEKPFQCLECGQSFISRKYLQRHQRTHTGEKPFKCFECGQSFNENGILRVHQRIHTGEKPYTCLECGQSFTHSSYLQRHQRTHTGEKPYTCLECGKSFSQNGSLRVHQRIHTGEKPFKCLECGQSFISSSHLRLHQRTHTGKKPFKCLECGQSFTQNGSLRSHQRSHTGEKPFKCLECGQSFTENGSLRVHQRIHTGEKPFKCLECGQSFISSSHLRLHQRTHTGKKPFKCLECGQSFTQNGSLRSHQRSHTGEKPYTCLECGQSFTHSSYLQRHQRTHTGEKPYTCLECGKSFSQNGSLRMHQRIHTGEKPFKCLECGQSFISSSHLRLHQRTHTGKKPFKCLECGQSFTQNGSLRSHQRIHTGEKPFKCLECGQSFTENGSLRVHQRIHTGEKPYKCLECGQSFISSTYLRSHQRTHTGEKPFTCLECGQSFTENGKLRVHQRIHTGEKPYKCLVCGQSFNENGSLRVHQRTHTGEKPFQCLECGQSFSKNSNLHRHQRTHTGEKPFKCLECGQSFIRSTYLHRHQRIHTGEKPFTCLEC; encoded by the coding sequence ATGGAGGAGAAAgtatttaaatgcctggagtgcggaaagagttTTTCTCAGAAGGTTCATCTTCAGCAACATGAAAGGAGTCACACTCGGGGGAAGCCCtatgcatgcctggagtgtggacaaagCTTCCCTCGTGCTTCAAATCTACatatacatcaaaggactcacactggggagaaaccctataaatgcctagagtgtggaaagagcttctctcagagttcaagtctacgttcacatgaacggactcacactggagagaaaccctataaatgcctggagtgcggacaGAGCTTCACTAATAATTCAAGTCTGTGTGTGCATCAATggatccacactggggagaaaccctataaatgcctggagtgtggaaagagcttcactcagagttcaagaCTACATTTACATGaacggactcacactggagagaaaccgtttcaatgcctggagtgtggacagagcttcattaGTAGAAAATATCTACAAAGGCATCAAAGGacgcacactggggagaaaccgtttAAATGCtttgagtgtggacagagcttcaatgAGAATGGAATTctacgtgtgcatcaaaggattcacactggggagaaaccctatacttgcctggaatgtggacagagcttcactcatagttcatATCTAcaaagacatcaaaggactcacactggggagaaaccctatacatgcttggagtgtggaaagagcttctctcagaatggaagtctacgtgtgcatcaaagaattcacactggggagaaacctttcaaatgtctggagtgtggacagagcttcattaGTAGTTCACATCTACgtttgcatcaaaggactcacactgggaagAAAccgtttaaatgcttggagtgtggacagagcttcacccagaatggaagtctacgttcgcatcaaaggagtcacactggggagaaaccgtttaaatgcttggagtgtggacagagcttcactgagaatggaagtctacgtgtgcatcaaagaattcacactggggagaaacctttcaaatgtctggagtgtggacagagcttcattaGTAGTTCACATCTACgtttgcatcaaaggactcacactgggaagAAAccgtttaaatgcttggagtgtggacagagcttcacccagaatggaagtctacgttcgcatcaaaggagtcacactggggagaaaccctatacatgcctggaatgtggacagagcttcactcatagttcatATCTAcaaagacatcaaaggactcacactggggagaaaccctatacatgcttggagtgtggaaagagcttctctcagaatggaagtctacgtatgcatcaaagaattcacactggggagaaacctttcaaatgtctggagtgtggacagagcttcattaGTAGTTCACATCTACgtttgcatcaaaggactcacactgggaagAAAccgtttaaatgcttggagtgtggacagagcttcacccagaatggaagtctacgttcgcatcaaaggattcacactggggagaaaccgtttaaatgcttggagtgtggacagagcttcactgagaatggaagtctacgtgtgcatcaaaggattcacactggggagaaaccctacaaatgcctggagtgtggacagagcttcataaGTAGTACATATCTACGTTcgcatcaaagaactcacacaggggagaaaccgtttacatgcttggagtgtggacagagcttcactgagaatggaaaattacgtgtgcatcaaaggattcatactggggagaaaccttacaAATGCCTggtgtgtggacagagcttcaatgagaatggaagtctacgtgttcatcaaaggactcacactggggagaaaccatttcagtgcttggaatgtggacagagcttctctAAGAATTCAAATCTACAtaggcatcaaaggactcacactggggagaaaccgtttaaatgcctggagtgtggacagagcttcattcGTAGTACATATCTACATaggcatcaaaggattcacactggggagaaaccatttacATGCTTGGAGTGTTGA